The segment GACTAAAGAAACAGCAGCAGTTAGTGTTCTTCTTCCACTTCCTGGTAGAAAATTTGcttatattgttgataatggaACTGTTGGAGTTTATGAAGGAAGCCAAAGATTATGGAGAGTTAAAGTAATGCTTTTAatcgtaattttaataatcaccATTTATGTTAAATgatttgtttaattgtttgtttCTTTTCAAGTCAAAACACAAAGTGGTAGCAGTGAGAAGTTATGATGTAAATGGAGATGGAGCAATGGAACTTGTTGCTGGTTGGGGCAATGGAAAAGTTGATGCTCGACCTCATAATAACGGcgatgttttatttaaaatacaacttGCATCAGGAATTGCTGGAATTGTTGAAGCTGATTATAGAAGAACTGGAAGACCAGATTTAGTTATAGTATCTGCAAATGGTGAAGGTAAACAtcacacataaatatatacaattgtttttttatatatttaaataataacaagtttattgattattttttagtacGTGGTTATGCAGCTGGCTCAATAGTTGAGATCCCAGAACCTGGTGAAAtgttaagaaaattaatgGCTAAAAAACATTCACTTCAATTAGAACTCCGACAAAGAGCAGCATCATTACAAACATATCTTGGTACAAAATTAATGGCAAGTATATTTACATCACGTGGTGCTGCAAGACTTGCACTTGCTGCTGGTCCTGGTTTATTAATTCATACTGCAACTGTTTTTGCTGAGGGTGTTTTTGAGGGTGAAACACTTGTATCACATCCAGCTCAACCACAAGGAGAATTAGAAATTGAACTTAAACCATCAAAAAATATGCTTATTGATATTcatgttaatgttaatttagGCTCACTAGATGCTGAAGTACTTCAggtatttaaaagttataaaacaaattaaatatcaataataataattatatgaaaattttaatttttaggtaGTTGAATTATCTCGACAACTTCCAATATTTTGTATGTATGAAATTATTTCACCACCAGATGTTTTACCAGAAACTTTAAAAAGTTGTGGAGTTGTTTTTgaggtataaaataaaaaaaatatataaatataaattacatattaaataaaatataaaattaatagattGCAGAACGTCCTAAACGAGTTATTATGTGGCTGAATCAATGTCTTTTATTGACGGAAGAATTACTTGTTGCTGAAGATGGATCAAAtggttttattgaaatatGGCTAAGGGGAATGAGAGATGATAAAATACATTGTTTTCGAGCAAGTGCAACTGGAAGAGCAAGTATACAAACAGAAGATCCAAATTTTGCTGGTGATATAGTTCAATCATTAGCAACGTATCTTGGAATTCAAGAGCTATCATCAGAAGCAAGATTTCCAGCTGAAGAATTAAAACTAAGTTCAGCACTTGAAAGAATTAaaggtatttaaatttattttaaataaacaacaagacaattaatttaatgtaatttaaaattatataaataaatatctatttaGATTTACGAGAAGTTGAAGCAAGACTACAAGCAGATGCTGCAGGAAGTTCagcacttttaaaaaatttagttataCGTCTAGAAGATGCAAGAATACTTGAAGATGCTGAAGGAATGAGACGACGACTTGTTCAATTAAAAACAGTTAACGGTGATGTTATGAGAGAACATGAAATTAGAATGAGCAGTACTCGTGAAATATCTATAactttaaaagaattaaacaTGGGTGTACGATATGCATCAAGACTTAGAGgtaatctatatattttaaatgattcaaaAGACATCAGACTtatgatttttctttaaattacaGTTGGACGAGCATCAACAAGTGCAGTATCTCGTTGTAGAAATGCTATTAAAAATGGAGATCCAAGAACTCTTATACAAGCTCTTCAATCAggctaattaataatataatagaaataatttttctttttgtttttttttttaatataaaaataagcatagaaaaattaaattatttacatataattgttaaatttttcggAACACAATGCTGGTCCATGTTCTTCGTATTCTTCTCTGGTCATGAGTAAAGAGTTTAGGATTGgatcatttgataataattttccacCTTCCCATGCATATGTGTCTGGGCtaaaaataagagaaaaaaataagttttaaaaactgtttgttgattaaatcaaataaacaaacttaCTTGTTAGCtagattaatattaatttgaaattcatCAGGTGCTAAACATCTCAATTCTTTAAATACTCTTTCTTGAAAACCAGGAAATTTTGAATTACCACCAGTAAGtacaatatttgataataaatgtgGCCACACTTCTTCATCACATGCTTTAACAGAATCCATAATACATTCACTAATTCCAGTTTGTCTTATACCAACATCTGAtggattaaataatatttctggTATTGAAAatctttcattatttaatcttAATGTTTGTTGTTCACTTTGATTATCTGGATCTTTTAAATAACCTCTTCTTACAGTTGTATAATCAGGTAATACATAATCTTTggcaattttattaataccaattttttctttagatcTTTCcatgtctttaaaaaaatcttgtgATACAAAACATGAGTCTTCTTTAACTTGATTAATAACATATGTTTCATCCATAACATGAAGCTGTCTGtatgatattatttcttttaaatgatttgttaataatttaccacCAACGTCAATTCTTTTGATACCTTCTTTATACTTAACGCCATTAATATAAGGAACAATATGTGTAAAACTATAACCACtgtcaacaacaatacatGCTTTACAATCAGGACGTgatgttttataattataatatgataaacttgttgaatttataaGTAATAGACTTTTAGCTTCATATTCTTCAAAGAATATTTCACCAATTGCTTCTTGAAttggtgaaaaattaaataatggcTCTGTTATTATTGTTGGACATTGTGATAGATTTGCTGAGCAACattcttttgataatatataatccCATACGGTTTTTTGTATATCCCAATTAATAATGTATCCTTTTTGAAATGGTAACATGTAAAATAAACCTGATGCATCACGACAGTCATCAATTTGATTACCAACAAAAGGTCGACGACGTTCACTTTTAGCTTTCATTATGCAGTTTGGTatgattctaaaaaaatattaatttgtatgtttttatttaaatatatctgtattattttattaaattaaaatttaagataCCCACGTTGCTGAATCATTGGAGAATCCAGCTTTTGCTGTGTAAGCACCATTATCGAGTATAAACGCCATTAttctttgatgtttttttatttaattattgtgtatttgataaataaagttgtttattgttttttataaccTTCTAAAGCACTCAGAGTGACATTATAAACACAGCTGCgactttttataaaatcgGTTAAATTAACCATACGATTATGGATGAGAACATGACGGAAAGCAGTTATTAAACTGTCTGGAAATGTATACTGAATAGAGGCTTAAGGCTGCTTAAAATATTACTGAATACTGAATATTACTTTAGCATAATtggaaaaagttttttaataaacaaaatataattgtataaaaagatgatgtttagtttttattttttgcataccTCCTTGCtaattctatgttcctgatacttggaattttttttttctatcaaatttcaaaaaatttttaataataattaaaaaataaaatttccgagtatcaggaacatagaatgagcgaggagttattttcaaaattatcgaATACCTCTTTTCTCATTCtgtgttcctgatactcgaatatttttttatcgatcaaatttcgaaaatttcatggaaaaaatatttttggataacaggaacatagaatgagcaagaaggtattttcaaaaatattaaatacctctttgctcattctatgttcctgatactcgaaaatttttttccacaaattttttgaaatttgatagaaaaaaaattttcgagtatcaggaacatagaataaccaaagaggtattttcaaaaaaaatcaaatacctctttgctcattctatgttcctgatactcgaaaaattttttttaaattattttgaaattttttttgaaatttgagaaaaaaaaaatttttgagtatcaggaacatagaataagcaaagaggtatttgatattttttgaaattttttgaactagtagcgccatctattatttttttaaggaactatagggtaaacacattgaaatatcatagatagcaaagggctgttttatcagggttatagaacaggcaaagaggtattttttgagtcaacaagttcagcgccatctatcattttttttaagaactatagagtaaacacattgaaatatcatagatatgagagggctgttttatcagggttatagaacaggcaaagaggtattttttgagtcaacaagttcagcgccatctatcatttttttaaagaactatagggtaaacacattgaaatatcatagatagcaaagggctgttttatcagggttatagaacaggaaaagaggtattttttgagtcaacaagttcagcgccatctatcattttttttaggaactatAAGGTAAacacattaaaatatcatagatggaactgaacttgttgactcaaaaaatacctctttgcctgttccataaccctgataaaacagccctcttctatctatgatttttcaatgtgtttaccttatagttcctaaaaaaaataatagatggcgctggtGACTCAAAACCTCTTGCCAGCCTGATAACGGCAACATGATGACCAGTAATTTActgatagcaaaaaaaaaatgataacgcTGACTCAAAAATACCTTTTTGTtcaaccctgataaaacagccctctcatatctatgatatttcaatgtgtttactcTATAGttcttacaaaaaataatagatggcgctgaacttgttgactaaaaaaatacctcttttcctgttctataaccctgataaaacagccctttgctatctatgatatttcaatgtgtttaccctatagttcctaaaaaaaataatagatggcgctgaacttgttgactcaaaaaatacctctttgcctgttctataaccctgataaaacagccctttgctatctatgatatttcaatgtgtttaccctatagttcttaaataaaattatagatggcgctgaacttgttgactaaaaaaatacttcttttcctgttctataaccctgataaaacagccctctcctatctatgatatttcaatgtgtttaccttatagttcctaaaaaaaataatagatggcgttgaacttgttgactcaaaaaatacctctttgcctgttctataaccctgataaaacagccctctgctatctatgatatttcaatgtgtttactctatagttcctaaaaaaaataatagatggcgctgaacttgttgactcaaaaaatacctctttgcctgttctataaccctgataaaacagccctctgctatctatgatatttcaatgtgtttactcTATAGTTCCTAcgaaaaacaatagatggcgctaaacttgttgactcaaagaatacctcttttcctgttctataaccctgataaaacagccttcttctatctatgatatttgaATGTGTTTACCCTGTcgttcctaaaaaaaataatggatgGCGCTTCGTAGTGTGactaaaaaaatacctcttttcctgttctataaccctgataaaacagccttcttctatctatgatatttcaatgtgtttaccctatagttcttaaaaaaaatgatagatggcgctgaacttgttgactcaaaaaatacctctttgcctgttctgtaaccctgataaaacagccctctcatatctatgatatttcaatgtgtttactcTATAGTTcctacaaaaaataatagatggcgctgaacttgttgactcaaaaaatacctctttgcctgttctataaccctgataaaacagccctttgctatctatgatatttcaatgtgtttaccctatagttcttaaataaaattatagatggcgctgaacttgttgactaaaaaaatacttcttttcctgttctataaccctgatgaaacagccctcttctatctatgatatttcaatgtgtttactcTATAGTTCCTAcgaaaaacaatagatggcgctaaacttgttgactcaaagaatacctcttttcctgttctataaccctgataaaacagccttcttctatctatgatatttgaATGTGTTTACCCTGtagttcctaaaaaaaataatggatgGCGCTTCGTAGTGTGactaaaaaaatacctcttttcctgttctataaccctgataaaacagccttcttctatctatgatatttcaatgtgtttaccctatagttcttaaataaaattatagatgGCGTTGAACTTgttgactcaaaaaatacctctttgcctgttctgtaaccctgataaaacagccctctcatatctatgatatttcaatgtgtttaccctatagttcttaaataaaattatagatggcgctgaacttgttgactaaaaaaatacctcttttcctgttctataaccctgatgaaacagccctcttctatctatgatatttcaatgtgtttactcTATAGTTCCTAcgaaaaacaatagatggcgctaaacttgttgactcaaagaatacctcttttcctgttctataaccctgataaaacagccttcttctatctatgatatttgaATGTGTTTACCCTGtagttcctaaaaaaaataatggatgGCGCTTCGTAGTGTGactaaaaaaatacctcttttcctgttctataaccctgataaaacagccttcttctatctatgatatttcaatgtgtttaccctatagttcttaaataaaattatagatggcgctgaacttgttgactcaaaaaatacctctttgcctgttctatagccctgataaaacagccctctgctatctatgatatttcaatgtgtttactctatagttcctaaaaaaaataatagatggcgctgaacttgttgactcaaaaaatacctctttgcctgttctataaccctgataaaacaacCCTTtgctatctatgatatttcaatgtgtttaccctatagttcttaaataaaattatagatggcgctgaacttgttgactcaaaaaataccttttttcctgttctataaccctgataaaacagccctttgctatctatgatatttcaatgtgtttgcCCTATAgttccttaaaaaaaaatagatggcGCTActagtttgaaaaaatttcaaaaaatatcaaatacctctttgctcattctatgttcctgatactcgaaaatttttttttctcttaaatttcaaaaaaaattttaacaataattaaaaaaaaaaaatttttcgagtatcaggaacatagaatgagcaaagaggtatttgatattttagaaaatacctctttggttattctatgttcctaatactcaaaaaattttttttccacaaatttttcgaaatttgatagaaaaaaaaatattcgagtatcaggaacatagaatgagaaaagaggtattcgataattttgaaaataactcCTCACTCATTATAtattcctgatactcgaattttttttttttttaattattttgaaaaatttgtggaaaaaaaaatttccgaTAATTAGGAGCATAGAataagcaaagaggtatttcatattttttgaaattgattgaaaaaattctaCTGTTTGATTAGGaatatagaacaggcaaagaggtattttctattttagaaattctttttctacctaaaaaagcaaaaaataaaataaacactagttataaaattttaaagcaaTAAAATTCGGATGGGTcctattatttaatcatttaatataaaaattattaattctttatttttattataatcaatgTTATATTGAATTAAGTTAAGAACTTGATCCTGTAAAACAAAGTAATAACatgtaattataattcataataatacattaacaaaataaaaatttattattgaacatGAAAggtactttttattattattacacagAAAAGGACACTTTGAATAAAAcacaacttgaaaattttcttttttgtttttttttttcatcatcagacTTAAATGGtatggtattttaaatttttgttccTTTGCTATATGTTGTTTTCATTCTGATTGATCATACTTAATTATACCGacaatattgaataaaagttGAAACAATAAACGGCACTTTTAAATTGTCACAGCATTATAAATAGacgtttttatttgtttgtatttttattcgtATTATGAAGAAACATTgcagtaaaataaaatcaaattcaatcaaaaggatttatataaaacaattaaaaatattacaaccaTTTCTAATATTTCCCATCCTTGTgattacattaaatttaaaataacatttttagtgatcgaaatatttatttcgtttaaaaatatgagtcttgaaatttatgttaataattacTTTCTTGTCTCAATCACAAAATTGACAAAACACTTGGCAAGTGAACATGAGAAATGAAATTACAATGAGACAAGTAATCAATTTagttgaacgaaaaaaaaaaatgtttataaattattttgttgatttttaaataacagtcCATCAagatttcatatttttaatttacctttcacttaaaaattataatacaaatcattttttttttctacatatttTAAGATCTACGAGGACGTATTCATGTCTTTCTACCTCAAAGCGCATAAatgtttttgtaatattaattgtcaatttttgtttcatcTATTGAACAATCTAAAATCCATtatgttttatcatttttttctaactagCATGTCTAACAGATTAATTCAACTTTAGCCAAATGTGTAACTGctccaaaatttttaaatcatttttttttttttaaattgttcaattGTGATTAAttggtagttttttttcatatgaaaaaatttttattgtggaGCATATTGACAgtgaatcattatttttattattacttttttttattttttgacattgttttttgcttaaattaaaatcacacACACTCACACACAACATGTGCACAAACTACAATACATACCACacataatattgacaatataatgacaaatttatataatgaaatatcaatcaactatataataataaacatgacaataattaaaataaggtacaatcattattttttcttttttgtgcACACTGATCGTTGTTAttgtgtaaatataataataaatttacataaattgacaattttctgtaaataatttaccttgttgttttcacatttttaaacatcatgtaggt is part of the Aphidius gifuensis isolate YNYX2018 linkage group LG1, ASM1490517v1, whole genome shotgun sequence genome and harbors:
- the LOC122855050 gene encoding Bardet-Biedl syndrome 2 protein homolog, giving the protein MAAFSLNLQRKIVPGLVTCGKFDGSHACLVVATPAGNILVHSPHRQPPTNFEGHENLERRLEWNGEVAELQIGRQVISLCTGRLTDDERDILLIGTMTHVLAYQVEENADLFYKEMADGAYSLAVGKLSWLPNNVTIVGGNCSVTVLDSEGTEVYWTVMGDIVRSVAILDFDGDGENELLAGTDDFEIRVLKENSVLWETKETAAVSVLLPLPGRKFAYIVDNGTVGVYEGSQRLWRVKSKHKVVAVRSYDVNGDGAMELVAGWGNGKVDARPHNNGDVLFKIQLASGIAGIVEADYRRTGRPDLVIVSANGEVRGYAAGSIVEIPEPGEMLRKLMAKKHSLQLELRQRAASLQTYLGTKLMASIFTSRGAARLALAAGPGLLIHTATVFAEGVFEGETLVSHPAQPQGELEIELKPSKNMLIDIHVNVNLGSLDAEVLQVVELSRQLPIFCMYEIISPPDVLPETLKSCGVVFEIAERPKRVIMWLNQCLLLTEELLVAEDGSNGFIEIWLRGMRDDKIHCFRASATGRASIQTEDPNFAGDIVQSLATYLGIQELSSEARFPAEELKLSSALERIKDLREVEARLQADAAGSSALLKNLVIRLEDARILEDAEGMRRRLVQLKTVNGDVMREHEIRMSSTREISITLKELNMGVRYASRLRVGRASTSAVSRCRNAIKNGDPRTLIQALQSG
- the LOC122855060 gene encoding actin-related protein 6, coding for MAFILDNGAYTAKAGFSNDSATIIPNCIMKAKSERRRPFVGNQIDDCRDASGLFYMLPFQKGYIINWDIQKTVWDYILSKECCSANLSQCPTIITEPLFNFSPIQEAIGEIFFEEYEAKSLLLINSTSLSYYNYKTSRPDCKACIVVDSGYSFTHIVPYINGVKYKEGIKRIDVGGKLLTNHLKEIISYRQLHVMDETYVINQVKEDSCFVSQDFFKDMERSKEKIGINKIAKDYVLPDYTTVRRGYLKDPDNQSEQQTLRLNNERFSIPEILFNPSDVGIRQTGISECIMDSVKACDEEVWPHLLSNIVLTGGNSKFPGFQERVFKELRCLAPDEFQININLANNPDTYAWEGGKLLSNDPILNSLLMTREEYEEHGPALCSEKFNNYM